Proteins from a genomic interval of Quercus robur chromosome 9, dhQueRobu3.1, whole genome shotgun sequence:
- the LOC126700486 gene encoding protein SAR DEFICIENT 4-like produces the protein MASVPNPLNNENPNKNDTNPNNTNTIPIFISTESLHAILSHPTLIDHLQSSLPAASSTLQTPIRQSYSVSQSSSLLLMPSWSSSPSLPYVGVKLVTYFPQNSTLNLPGVHASYVLFSSVTGQTLASMDGTVLTLYRTSCVSGLASKILARNDSETLVMIGAGAMAPHLIKAHLSARPSLRRVIIWNRTIEKARKLAEEMSENAGFDGVCFESNECLEEIVGLGDIVSCATNSETPVVKGERLKAGAHLDLVGSFKHSMMECDDEAIRRGRVFVDNEAALVEAGELVGAFERRVIEKGDIGGNLVELIKGEKVGRRSSEEITVFKSVGSAIVDILAAQLVYETYIGKQ, from the coding sequence ATGGCTTCCGTACCCAATCCACTCAACAatgaaaatcccaacaaaaACGATACAAATCCCAATAACACGAACACCATTCCCATCTTCATCTCCACTGAGTCTTTGCACGCCATCCTCTCTCACCCAACTCTAATAGATCACTTGCAATCATCTCTCCCTGCAGCCTCGTCCACCCTCCAAACCCCAATTCGCCAAAGCTACTCCGTTTCACAATCCTCCTCTCTCCTTCTCATGCCTTCTTGGTCCTCATCCCCTTCTCTCCCCTACGTAGGTGTCAAGCTCGTCACCTACTTTCCTCAAAACTCCACGCTGAACTTGCCGGGAGTGCATGCGAGTTACGTGCTCTTCAGCTCTGTAACTGGGCAAACTTTGGCTTCCATGGATGGCACTGTGTTGACCCTTTATAGAACCTCGTGTGTCTCTGGCTTAGCCTCTAAGATTTTGGCTAGAAATGACAGTGAAACGCTTGTGATGATTGGTGCTGGTGCTATGGCACCCCATTTGATCAAAGCACATCTTTCGGCTAGACCCAGTTTGCGAAGGGTGATCATTTGGAACAGAACAATAGAAAAGGCAAGAAAATTGGCCGAGGAAATGAGTGAAAATGCTGGGTTTGATGGGGTGTGTTTTGAGAGTAATGAGTGTTTGGAGGAAATTGTTGGATTGGGAGATATTGTGAGCTGTGCAACGAATTCGGAAACACCAGTTGTTAAGGGCGAGAGGTTGAAGGCAGGGGCTCATTTGGATTTGGTTGGATCCTTCAAGCACTCGATGATGGAGTGTGACGACGAAGCAATAAGGAGAGGAAGAGTGTTTGTGGATAATGAGGCTGCATTGGTGGAAGCTGGAGAATTGGTGGGTGCTTTTGAGAGAAGGGTAATCGAAAAGGGAGATATTGGAGGAAATTTGGTAGAGTTGATTAAAGGAGAAAAGGTTGGCAGAAGAAGTTCAGAAGAGATAACAGTATTTAAGTCTGTTGGCTCTGCAATTGTTGACATTCTTGCAGCACAATTGGTTTATGAAACTTATATTGGAAAGCAGTAA